The window aaattttaccttttatagtttctacaaatgattaagagaaaggtttgatatctttccttatttgtagattgaaaggaagattttaattttggagaaaactttccttattgtaatcatccacatgttttaatagagagattttaatttataaaagtttctttttataaccaaccatgaagagaatttttaaaagagaaatttttatttttaaaaattccggaaacaaattaggaagttttaattttgtgtttaaaactttcctattttagAGGATTTGTAGGGGTCGtccattaaaagaaaaaaaatgcaattttagttaaaattttcttttattcattggcaagggaaaataaggaagttttaattatgtttaaaactttccttatttgccaaaactaaggaatataaaagaaagggtagagGTAGACTCAACCCcaggccgggtctggcccggacccgacCCGGGCCCATAACCGAGTCAACGGGTCGGTTGCCTGTTGACCCGGTTCACTGGGTCGAACCGGAACTgacccggcaagttgccgggctaATTCTGGTTCAGTTGCTGCAAAACCGACGAATCGTCAGTTCAGCCCGCCGGTTCAGCcgcaacattttttttttgtaactgcttgaaccgccggttaaccggcggttcatagccgttgggggtattttttggattatttttttcaacggttaagatcatttgaccattttttgatcaatggctataatttagtgtccgttactatcaaaactctataaatagagagctcatttcatcattttcacacacatcttctctactcttactcttaatctcaattttgtATTCTTtacacgctttcgtttccaattttcaattacaatggaaggaggccgcagaggtgcatcatctcgagctcggaagggaaagcaaataatgaatccacgggaggaggaccccaacattcaatccaccgatgatgagatcgagcatctttcgaatccgacacccgaaacacaaggaaataccgatgcaattacttctaaggttcaggaacttcctcctctaaagtcttctattttcactaaacattttgagaaggtcactcttccgtcggaaGAAATgcatgcaaaatgtaagcactgcaatgcttcctacaaatttcaAGCCGGCagtggctatgggtcgttgaaacgacatgtagaaacgaagtacccgacggaatatggactcgaccattCTTAAAcataattatcaagattttcttcaactagaggtaccgattccggtttatttttatattcggataataaattaagaggatcattagctaaatttgttttcgtagaacatctttcttttagttttggatctaaatgcacatttgaagatttttgtaatgAATCTCTTACTCCATGTGCTAAacatgttcctaggactacacttactcgtacaattaaaaaattagtaaaacaaggaaaaaagaatttaattggtgaatttagtaaattagataataaagtttattttgtaggaccgttgggccggctaggagggggttgttggatatcctgctaacacaaaaaaaaaaagaaaacaagccctcctcgaactctttaggctaacacttgcataaataaactaagcagtaaattaaaagcataaagaaatgcgaggcacaaaagatttacttggttacaaccgatgtggttgttaatccaaggaagattaagatcaataaaactccttcgggcggagaagcctcgtacagcgttgaagtgcagaaaacagaagcttagactaaaagagagtgtgcaagcactggatttacaatcagtgagttctttttaagcttctggaccaaggctatatttatagtcttggtccgggcgcctggaagggttccgggcgccctgggggggataaattttatcccccaacggttggatcgagtcaaagctcgatcctgttgaaaagtcgattccgggcgtccggaagggttccgggcgcccggaatggttccgggcgcccggagccctaaggtcaacataagttgacttttcgactccggttcaactcgtctcagttcgtctcgtcttggtccgggtctgttctctccggctccgctagcttgggtgatgtctgccatccggaataaggctcacccgaacccatcttccggtcttctcgagcatgcttccctccggcttctcgtccctcggaattgtcgcgtgttccttctcgtccaccagggtactcatccgcagacttcgtccctcggtcgcaccccgtgccgaccttcgcgctagctgcgtctcttgctccccgagcaatcttccgctctggctttcgtacctcggaaccaccgcgcgcacttccttctcgtccgccggtgtactcttccgcagcacctcgtcccttggactgtcgtccttctcgctagctgcgtcttcagctcgagtacctgtgctcctaagctcctgcacacttagacacaaggctagaaacaacgcaggacctaacttaacttgttgattacaccaaaacaaccttggggttccaacaatctccccctttttggtgtgatcaatccaagttaagctagggtcaaaaatagatatgtaattaaacaatttattgcaataacatgcaacatgatagaagtaattaaatttcaaacattccaaattttaattttcaattttctacctccccctagacttatactttccttctccccctttgatcacaataaaaatggggaacaactaaaatctaagggttgacattaaaaaaaaaatttgaaaatatatttcaataattttcagggaaatatttctaagtcaagacaaatttctaagtcaagaaaaaaaatttcaagtattcgtcatcaataattaaacactttctaagccgaaaaatttatgcaagaaaatttaaaaaaattgatagcatgaatttttttttttatgcatttatttattttatactgatacttatatcaacaagttttaaatttccatttcaatttttcataacttctcaaattacactttttcaaaattaaagccacagatattaaacatgcaataatttgtatcatgttaatttctattattttttgaattgcaacttcacaaaaatattcaaatagcatagattctaacttgataaaatttttcgacaatataaaaaattctttcggcaatgtgcaaaattcgtttgaaagaatattttgtaatttgccagaattctttaacaataagaatttgcaggaatctattaataataggtttcttaatccgaaaatatttttcgatgaatcaatttctaattcataaaactttttcaataaagtaatttgtaattccaaatttttaagaccagaaaaagttttcgataatatttctaagttgcataattctttcgaaaaacttcttcgtgattcacaaaagttttttagcaaagtttccaacttgcaaaattcttttgttaagatattttgaaattcgaagaactctttcgataatatttcaaatttgcaggataagtttgacaattgattttctaatataaaaaactctttcgatgattcgcaaaaattttcagacaattcttcgattgaatcattcaattgatcagaggttcgagtccatacctaacttaccttgtcagtaattgattctccccctattgagttgctttcttccgaagattctcccccttcatcgatctcgggatgtactgcGGCTgtcgatttcggactcttctgtcggtggctcggtgtctattgaggtgtcagcttctgaaggttcttcgtagagctgcaagaacttttcccaaagttcttttgcgctttcataatctgcgacctttttgaaatcttcctttggtattacattcagaagataatattttgcccgcccatttgccatagactcctcacgttgcttttcgttccagaggcgtagatcgagtccttctccattcgtgttctttggttcttcataaccaaatttcattattaaagaaataccagaatctgagttaaggtatacctccatgttttgtttccagatggaaaactccccctcgaatgcacgtgggtagtcgctagctccgaccatcgttttgttgcttcagacggcggttagtccttctgaggcgtactcggctctgataccacttgtaggaccgttgggccggctaggagggggttgttggatatcctgctaacacaaaaaaaaaaaaagaaaacaagccctcctcgaactctttaggctaacacttgcataaataaactaagcagtaaattaaaagcataaagaaatgcGATGCAcaaaaaatttacttggttacaaccgatgtggttgttaatccaaggaagattaagctcaataaaactccttcgggcggagaagcctcgtacagcgttgaagtgcttAGACTAAAAGAGTGTGCAACCTTGGATTTACAAGTGAGTTCTTAAGCttccggaccaaggctatatttatagtcttggtccggagCGCTGAAGGGTTCGGCGCCACagaggataaattttatccccagcgGTTGGATCGAGTAAGCTCGATCCTGTTGTCGATTCGGGCGCTGGAAGGGTTCAGGCGCCTGAATCGGTTCAGGCGCCCGGTCGGTTCGGCGCCGGAATGTTCCGGATTccggcgcccggagccctaaggttaacataagttgacttttcgactccggttcaactcgtctcgattcggctcggtccgggtcttccgctccggctcgctagcttgggtgatgtcgccatccgaatagggctcaccgaacccatcttccggtcttctcgggcgtgcttccctccggcttctcggaTGCagcgcgtgttccttctcgtccaccagggtactcatccgcagacttcgtccctcggtcgcactccgtgccgaccttcgcgctagctgcgtctcttgctccccgagcaatcttccgctctggctttcgtacctcggaatcaccgcgtgcacttccttcttgtccgccggtgtactcttccgcagcacctcatccctcggacgcacagcgtgccgtccttctcgctagctgcgtcttccgctcgagtacctgtgctcctaagctcctgcacacttagacacaaggttagaaacaacgcaggacctaacttaacttgttgattacaccaaaacaaccttggggttccaacatatttatgttccgatatttggagtgatcattggcaaacacattcgtatatgggtgtgacttgtcattagatcgataactcttggaacctccaaaaaagattgttagcttatagagtttttgatgaatcacataatgctcataacatcgcacaattattatgtttaattttagaagaatatgacttaactcataaaatattttcaatattattagataatgctagttccaataccgcttgtatagatgatctaaaatttgtttgtcaacctattattggcggTTTATTCTTTCATATTTGTtgtgtatgccatgctttaaatttatgtgttcaagatggtttaaaaattttagaaagttatattaaaccaattagaattgcaatttcttatttatggtctcatccatctataatgaaacaatggggtaggttttgtaaaattaatggaatgagacctaaaaaatttccacgtgatgtaccaacacgttggaattcaacataccaattattataagattcatttcaatataaagaattattatgttcattttttgcacaaaatactaatactaatatatatttattttcacaacaatagaatatttgtagtagtatttgtgaaattttaaaagtatttaatgatgcaaccgaacaacttttcggtgtttattaccccactgctcaattagttttagaaaatttttctattatagtatttgatccggtggtaaggacgaaGGACCCGCCCAGGAGGAGGTCAGTAACACGTAGGAGTCAAATTAAGGTCAAGAGGGTCTACCCTGAAGTCCTGCCGAGCGGAATCTCCTAAGCCGGACAAAAGACAACTCAACCACATGTTGGGTTTTCGACGCAAGGTAAAGGAATTTCTGGGCCGAGCGGCCAAGCCGCTCGGCTGAGTTGCAGACCAAGGTGGCGTAGTCTCATCCGAGCACATGACCGGGGGCCTTCCCGCTCGGTCTGATACACTCACATCCTCGCGCGCCTGGAGTGCCGAGCGGCCGGCTCGCCCGACCCAGGGATAGACGAAAGACAGAAAAAGACAAAAGGGGATAGCTGGGGAGATCAGCCTAGAGACAGCTGCCGCCGACAATCGGCGTGGCCAACGGTCAGGCCGTACACAGAATCGTACGGTAGAAGTTTCCACTGTCCCGATAGgaatatgctcggacggttgcggaATGGCATCAGGCATGCTTTTTCTGACATCCATGttggaggtatgtttggggaagcgtgcacgcacccCCCCcaaggtcctatataaggacccccaagcttcaacggaggtatgcaatcatccacactgtagctacagttctcattgTCTTGCTCCAGTtttcttctcgcctgacttgagcgtcggagggtcgtcgccgggaaccccttcccggcccgactttgttgcaggtttGCTGGAGGTCCATCTCATCCCGCCGTCTACACGAAGCTAGCAAAGAGCGCCACGCCCCTAGCCTTCATCAACTCatagttcggacaggatcaaattggcgtcgtctgtgggaacccACTTGAATCTGagcagagaagatggaagaagctggacgccaactcatggtgatgCTCTCTCCCGAAGAACTCGACATGCTCATTCAAGCGCGAGCGTCTAAAATGGTGGAGCAACAGCAGAAGGCTCAAGCCGAGCGGATAGCACAGCAGGCGACGTCAGCTTCGGGCGGCCGAGCGGCCCCTGAAGACCGACCGGAGCACCTTTCGATATGGGGGCAAAACAAAGGTCCGACCGGCACTCAAGTGGAAGCACCGTTCGCCCCGATACCGTTCCATCGGACTCTGTTCGAGACACCGTCAGAGGGCGCGCAGGCCAATCTCGACCGGGGGTCTTCGTCCGACGAGGCACCTATTTATGACATCCGGAAGGGCAAGGCACCTCGAATggagtcatcccccgagcggatcaatcgtcaatttTCTGAAGCCATCCTGAGAGACCCACTACTGAGGCACTACACGGCCCCgacgatcggagagtacaacgggactagcgacccggatgaccatctgggtaagttcgacatcACTGCCACGctacatcaatatacagatggtgtaaagtgccgagtgttcctcaccaccttttcgggatcggcgcaacgatggttccggaggctgccggatggaTCGATCACCAGTTTTAAGGAGTTCCGAATGGCTTTCCTCCATCATTTCACGAGCAATAGGCGATACCAGAAGACCAGggttagtctgttcgccatcaaacaaggctcGAGGGAGTCACTCCGAacttacatccagcgcttcaaccaggtggtcatggacatcccgacggtcacctcggagaccatgatgaacgcgttcatgcaagggctcgtggacgacgacttcttccgatcgctcatccgaaagccaccccgcagttacgaccacatgctgaacaaagccaacgaatacatcaacatgGAGGAAGCCCAGACGATGAGGAGAAAAGAAGTGTCATCCGAGCCGCTGAcaaccgccgagcggaagacctcaGCCAGCCACCAACCACCGAGGGGACCTCGGGCCGAGGGAGCAAGGCCATACCACGAAACCCGGACGCACTTGGTCCAGCATGTAGCAGCCGATCGGCCTAAACCGAAGGGAAagatatggactcccatgttctgtTCACTTCATCAGTTAGCCACCCACAACACCCGAGATTGTCGAAGCCTTCCGCAAATCGTTCACCCCACGCCCCGAAGCTATCGCCGTCGATCCCCTTCACTTGATCGGAGACACCGACACCAGGATACAGAACGGCGCGGGGCTAGGGAGTCGTCCAAGCGAAATCAGCAACCGAGGGTCCATCGCCAAGCTTCGCAAGAGAGAGCAagaccttccgctcgggaggaagagaataggaGCAACGTAgctcgaggcgaaatcaacatcatcgccggtggCCCCACAGGAGGAGATTCAAACCGGGCCAGAAAGTCACGCGCTCGGCAGCTcaggatccacgcggtcggctgcagccaggagcaggcaagcgggcccgagatcagcttcgggccccgggacctcgagggagtcgaagtcccccACGATaacaccctcatcatccgagcggtaatagctaattacactatccaccgcatatttattgatacaagcagctcggtcaacataattttcaagaaggtgttcgatcaacttcaaattgaccgagccgagctatTGCCAATGACGACCACGTTATACAGGTTCACGGGCAATGAGGTCCTCCCGATCGGCCAGACCAGACTGGCTATCTCGCTAGGGGAAGTGCCGCTCAGGAGAACGCGTACCACTAACTTCATTATGGTCGACGCCCCTTCCGCATACAATGTGATCCTGGGACGGCCgtctctcaacgagttccgaccGGTCATCTCAACATTTTGTCAAAAGATAAAATTCCCCGTTGAAGATCAAGTGGGGGAAGTCCGAGGAGACCAGCAGGCAGCCCGACGATGTTATGTGGAAATAGTCAGAGTCGAGGCAAAGGCCGCTCGGAAagctccacggatcgaggtaaatgctataactaAAAAGCCACCttccttggtttatgaagaaaaagaagaggtacagatccaccctacCCGACCAGACTCCACTACgttcatagcatccgacctggaggcgAGCCAAAAGGAGAGGCTGGTCAAATGCCTCCAACAGAACTGCGACGTCTTTGCTTGGTCGACTCACGAGTTGCCGGGagtctcgccgagcatagcgcagcacgagcttcatgtgcggccggacgctcggccggtgaaacagaggaagagggacttcagcgccgaacagaatgtcatcatccgagcgaaAGTTGAGAAGCTCCTGCAGGCTGGCCATATACGGGAGGtacaattcccaagctggctcgcaaatgtggtgctagtctccaagcccggcaacaaatggagggtctgcatcgacttccgtgacctTAATAAAACGTGCCCTTAGAATTTCTACCCTCTACCCCGAATTGACCAACTGATAGATTCTACCactgggtgcgagctgatatgcatgttggatgcatatcagggctaccaccaagtgtcgctcgcccgggaagatcaggaaaaggtgAGCTTCGTTACTACGCACGAGACttactgctacaacgtaatgtcgttcaGGCTGAAGAACGCCGGAGCTACATACCAAAggctaatgaacaaagtgttccgggaGCAAATCGGGCGCAACCTGGAggtatacgtggatgatatactTATTAAATATTTCCGGGCAGCAGATCTTTGTGCAGATATATAGGAAACCtgccgaacgctgaggaagtacggAGTTAACCTGAACCCACAAAAATGTCTGTTCGGGGCAAAAGGTGGACGCTTCCTCGgttacattgtgaccgagcgggttatagaggcgaaccctagcaaggtAAAAGCGCTGCAGGATATGTCGCCTCCCAAAaacctgagggaagtgcagcgtcttACTGGTCGAATAACGGCGTTATCGCGATTCATCTCTAGaacggccgaccggagcctacctttcttcaagatcctgcgtaaagctgccaagtttcagtgggacgGGGAGTgtgatcgggcgtttgaagactTGAAAGCCTATCTGAATTCGTTACCTGTACTGGCTAAGCCGAACATAGGCGAGCCTCTCCGTATATACTTGTCATCAACCGAGCATGTTGTTGGCTCGGCGCTGGTGAAAGAGGACGGGGAAGAGCAGCCCGTGTATTTCcttagccacattttaaaagatgctgagtcccGCTATACCGGTCTCGAGAAGCTCGCTTTCGCGTTGGTCTTGGCCGCACGGAGGCTCCGCCCTTATTTCTTAGCACATACGATCATCGTTATGACGAACTGCCCGCTGGGAAGAGTGCTTCTAAATCAAGAAGCATtcgggcggctcatcaagtggacaacagagcTCAGTAAATTTAACATCCAATATCAAACCCACTCGACGATTAAGTCGCAGTCCTTGGAGGATTTCGTAACAGAGGTACAAAATCCCGAACCTGAAGCTTTATGGAAAGTATTTGTAGACCGATCATCCACTCGACTTGGAAGCGGGATTGGTATCTTGCTACTTTCTCCTCAGgaagagcggatgcatctgtCTGTCCGATTGGACTATCGAGCaacaaataatgaagcagaatgtGAAGACCTCATAGTTGGCTTGAaggctgcccggcatgtggggGCCGACCGAGTAATCCTTTACTCAGATTCTCAGCTTGCCGCCCAGCAGCTCTCAGGCACTTTTGAGATAAATAATGCAAGGCTCAAGCTTTACgcggaagccttcgaaaagcttaaACCCAACTTCAGGGAGGTAGTCATACAGAAAataccccgaacggagaaccaggctacGGACGAATTAGCTAAACTTGCCAATTCGATAACACCGGTGGTGATCCAGCAGctgatcgagcaagtatccttggtggctcaTATCGACAAGATGGAAAGACTCACGTTCCCAAGTGACTGGAGAACGGCCATAGTCGAGTTCCTGCGATCGGGAGTCACGCCATCCAATCGGGGCGAGGCCCAACTATtaagaagaagagccggtcggttcaccctTATCGGGGATCAACTCTACAAAAAGGCTTTTTCTCGACCGTTGCTGAAGTGCGTCAGCTCGGAAGACGCAAAGTACATACTGGAGGAAGTGCACCAGGGGACTTGTGGGGGACACCCGGGCGGTCGATCACTGGCGAGGAAGATTCTGttagccgggtacttttggcccacCCTGCATGAGGATGCTGGGCGGACCGTCGCTGCTTGtttgtcctgccagaagtaccacagttTCTCTCATCGGCCAGtggaggagatgaagacatccacAGTATCCTGCCCGTTTGATCAGTagggcatggatatcgtggggcctttccccatggcgaccgggcagcggaagttcctactagtggcggtcgactatttctccaagtgggtcaaggccgAACCGCTGGCAAAgataactgagcagatggtcaagaagttcatctaacaacatataatatgtCGGTTCGACGTTCCTCGTAAGCTCGTGTCTGATAATGGGCGACATTTCGTCGGTCAGCAACTTGGAGAATGGTGTGCAGGGTATGGCATCGAGCAGCATTTCACTTCCGTGGtatatcctcagagcaacggtaaAGCCGAAGTAACCAACCGAGAAATCCTTCGAATTCTTCGTGTTCGACTCGATCACTTtgggaagttgggtggacgagctgccaggcgtACTTTGGGTGATCCGaatgaccccaaaggaaggaacgggtctTACTccgttccacttggtatacggAGGAGAGGCGGTCATCCCGGTCGAAGTGGGCATAGAGTCCGATTGAGTCCAGAACTACGACGgagacaatgccgagcggagattACTCGAACTAGATCTGGTGGACGAGGCGCGAGCCAAAGCAGCTgtccggctaatggcgtaccgacagaggatgaagcagaactacaacggGCGAATAATTCCCaaagcattccaggtcggcgacctggtgtggaagaaggtgaaatcGGTCGACGAtgtaggcaagctggaggctccttgggcagggcctttcaaagtcatcgagaagctccgatcgggcgcctactacctagaggatgaggacggacgacAGCTAGAGcaaccatggagcgcaaatcatctccagtcgtactgagctgggtgaaaggtacgCTAGTGCAATGCATTTCATGTATGTTCCGTTCGTATATATCCTTTAGTTGCTGGAGTAAAGATCAAAAGGGCAAAGGGTATGAGCCATGTGTGCCGAACGACGAACCCCCCAtgaagtcgaaccggcgactataaaccccccgacccgaagaccgtcgagcggcgacgttaaactctagggtcgatgcggcgaccataaatatcccgctcggaagaccgtcgagcggcgacgttaaactctagggtcgaagcaaagaccataaatatcccgctcggaagaccgtcgagcggcgacgttaaactctagggtcaaaGCAaagaccataaatatcccgctcggaagaccgtcaagcggcgacgttaaactctagagtcagaccggcgactataaaccccccggcccgaataccgtcgagcggcaacgttaaactctagggtcgaagtggcgaccataaatatcccgctcggaagaccgtcgagcggtaacgttaaactctagggtcgaagcggcgaccataaatatcccgctcggaagaccgtcgagtggcaacgttaaactctataGTCGGACCGGTgattataaaccccccgacccgaagaccgtcgagcggcgacgttaaactctaaggtcgaagcggcgaccataaatatcccgctcggaagaccgtcgagcggcgacgttaaactctagggtcgaagcggtgaccataaatatcctgctcggaagaccgtcgagcggcgatgttaaactctagagtcgaaccggcgactataaacccccctggTCTAAGGATCACCCAAAGGCAACATTGAATCGCAACAGCTAACAAGAGACGAGTGGCGATCATTAGAAGTAAGGAGGAAATCAACACAACCCACTCGGGATACACGATTATCTATGTTAGACCAGAAAGAGTAAACTGGTAAAGCGCGAGAAAACTTTCATAAAACAAAAGGGGAAGTTAAGAAAACTTTCATAAAACAAAAGGGGAAGTTCGTCGACCGAGCGGCATAACTACAAAAACATTTCATTCTAGAAAGTCAAAAACATCCTTCGGCATAGTGGTGAGAAGGGCGGCATGCTCGCGGACGGGAATTAGGAAGGACTCCGGAAGATGACCCTTTGCCTTCAGATAATCCGCCGTGGCGGTAATAGCCAACTCGAAGGCATGGACGAGCCGATCGCAGACCTTCTGAATGAACTCATCCGAGCGGATGTACCTCTGCCTCAGTATGGTGAACCGACTTGGCTCGGCCTCCTGATACTCCTTGAGAGCATAACGGGAGGCCTCGAGGGCCTCTTGCATGGTCTTCAGCTCGTCCTTGAGAGTCGCCACCTCGACCGAACGGCCCTTCTTCTCCCCGTCCAACAGATCCGCCAACTCCTTTACCCGATGTTCCAGGGCGCGGGCCTCCACATTCTTCGTTTCTAGATCGGCGATAGCGGTATTCTTCTGAGTGGTCGCAAGTTCTATCTTACGGTCATAAGTTTTGACCTGCTTTTCGAGCTGGCCCAGCATGTATGCCTGGTtagccgtcttcttccgctcggcctctagCAGCTCCTTAGTCTTGGCCAGTTCCTTCTGCAACTCGGC is drawn from Zingiber officinale cultivar Zhangliang chromosome 1B, Zo_v1.1, whole genome shotgun sequence and contains these coding sequences:
- the LOC122035045 gene encoding uncharacterized protein LOC122035045; protein product: MEEAGRQLMVMLSPEELDMLIQARASKMVEQQQKAQAERIAQQATSASGGRAAPEDRPEHLSIWGQNKGPTGTQVEAPFAPIPFHRTLFETPSEGAQANLDRGSSSDEAPIYDIRKGKAPRMESSPERINRQFSEAILRDPLLRHYTAPTIGELKNAGATYQRLMNKVFREQIGRNLEWDGECDRAFEDLKAYLNSLPVLAKPNIGEPLRIYLSSTEHVVGSALVKEDGEEQPVYFLSHILKDAESRYTGLEKLAFALVLAARRLRPYFLAHTIIVMTNCPLGRVLLNQEAFGRLIKWTTELSKFNIQYQTHSTIKSQSLEDFVTEVQNPEPEALWKVFVDRSSTRLGSGIGILLLSPQEERMHLSVRLDYRATNNEAECEDLIVGLKAARHVGADRVILYSDSQLAAQQLSGTFEINNARLKLYAEAFEKLKPNFREVVIQKIPRTENQATDELAKLANSITPVVIQQLIEQVSLVAHIDKMERLTFPSDWRTAIVEFLRSGVTPSNRGEAQLLRRRAGRFTLIGDQLYKKAFSRPLLKCVSSEDAKYILEEVHQGTCGGHPGGRSLARKILLAGYFWPTLHEDAGRTVAACLSCQKYHSFSHRPVEEMKTSTVSCPFDQ